In Mycetocola zhujimingii, one DNA window encodes the following:
- a CDS encoding zinc-ribbon domain-containing protein, which yields MLLIFGTTLRNRVLVVVNFLCQFCGTHAAQDVIESATKVSVFFIPLFTLRKQYYVTCSNCGGTTSLTKEQATHGIEWAARNRQVS from the coding sequence ATGCTCCTTATTTTCGGAACAACGCTCCGCAACCGGGTTCTTGTCGTTGTGAACTTCCTCTGCCAGTTCTGCGGCACACATGCCGCGCAGGACGTTATCGAGAGCGCAACGAAGGTCTCGGTGTTCTTCATTCCCCTGTTCACGCTGCGCAAGCAGTACTACGTCACCTGCTCGAACTGCGGCGGAACCACCTCGCTGACCAAGGAACAGGCCACCCACGGAATCGAGTGGGCCGCCCGCAACCGCCAGGTCAGCTGA